In Podarcis muralis chromosome 14, rPodMur119.hap1.1, whole genome shotgun sequence, one genomic interval encodes:
- the FLCN gene encoding folliculin has protein sequence MNAIVVLCHFCELHGPRTLFCTEVLHSPLPQGAGSGDSPGQSEQAEEEEGGIQMSSRIRSHSPAEGASADSSSPGPKKSDMCEGCRSLPAGHPGYVSHDKETSIKYVSHQHPNHPQLFSIVRQACVRSLSCEVCPGREGPIFFGDEQHGFVFSHTFFIKDSLARGFQRWYSIIAIMMDRIYLINSWPFLLGKVRGIIDELQGKALKVFEAEQYGCPQRAQRMNTAFTPFLHQRNGNAARSLTSLTNDENLWACLHTSFAWLLKACGSRLTEKLLEGAPTEDTLVQMEKLADLEEESEGWDNSEEEEGKAPSQGDALESRELVKSPTDSSLTLDCSNWNMAPRNQGFRSLRHLRQVLGPSAFRMLAWHVLMGNQVIWKARDADLVQSAFDVLRTMLPIGCVRIIPYSDKYEEAYRCNFLGLAPHVQIPPHILSSEFTVLVEVRTATRSSLYPVLFDDEQPLSKYEFVVTSGSPVAADRVGPTILNKIEAALTNQNLSVDVVDQCLVCLKEEWMNKVKVLFKFTKVDSRPKEDTQKLLSILGAAEEDNVKLLKFWMTGLSKTYKSHLMSTVRSPTSSESRN, from the exons ATGAACGCCATCGTTGTGCTTTGCCACTTTTGTGAGCTGCACGGGCCTCGCACCCTCTTTTGCACGGAGGTCTTGCACTCGCCTCTTCCGCAAGGGGCAGGCAGCGGAGACAGCCCCGGGCAGAGTGagcaggcagaagaggaggaaggaggcattCAGATGAGCAGCAGGATCCGGTCGCACAGCCCGGCGGAAGGTGCCAGCGCAGACTCCAGCAGCCCAGGGCCCAAGAAGTCCGACATGTGCGAG GGATGCCGCTCTCTGCCTGCAGGGCACCCAGGCTATGTCAGCCATGACAAAGAGACCTCCATCAAATACGTCAGCCACCAGCACCCAAACCACCCCCAGCTCTTCAGCATCGTGCGCCAGGCCTGCGTCCGCAGCCTCAGCTGTGAG GTCTGCCCGGGACGCGAAGGCCCCATCTTCTTTGGCGACGAGCAGCACGGCTTCGTCTTCAGCCACACCTTCTTCATCAAAGACAGCTTGGCGCGCGGCTTCCAGCGCTGGTATAGCATCATTGCCATCATGATGGACCGCATCTACCTCATCAACTCCTGGCCTTTCCTGCTGGGCAAAGTCAGAGGCATCATCGACGAGCTTCAGGGCAAAGCGCTCAAG GTCTTTGAAGCTGAGCAGTACGGATGCCCCCAGCGGGCGCAGCGCATGAACACGGCCTTTACGCCTTTCCTGCACCAGCGGAACGGAAACGCGGCTCGTTCCCTCACCTCTCTGACGAACGACGAGAACCTGTGGGCCTGTCTCCACACGTCCTTTGCTTG GCTCCTGAAGGCATGCGGCAGCAGACTGACAGAGAAGCTTCTGGAAGGTGCGCCCACAGAGGATACCCTTGTTCAGATGGAGAAATTGGCTG ATCTTGAGGAAGAATCGGAAGGCTGGGACAactctgaggaggaggaagggaaagctccAAGCCAGGGGGACGCTCTGGAATCCCGAGAGCTTGTCAAAAGCCCCACGGACTCCTCCCTCACCTTGGACTGCAGCAACTGGAACATGGCGCCCCGGAACCAGGGCTTCCGGTCCCTCCGGCACCTCAGACAG GTTCTGGGGCCTTCCGCTTTCCGCATGTTGGCGTGGCATGTGCTCATGGGGAACCAGGTCATTTGGAAAGCGCGGGACGCAGACCTTGTCCAGTCCGCCTTCGACGTCCTTCGG ACCATGCTGCCCATTGGCTGCGTTCGGATCATCCCCTACAGCGACAAATACGAGGAGGCTTATCGGTGCAACTTTCTGGGCCTCGCTCCCCACGTGCAGATCCCGCCCCACATTCTGTCATCTG AGTTCACCGTCCTTGTGGAAGTCCGCACGGCCACGCGGTCGAGCCTCTACCCTGTCTTGTTTGACGATGAGCAGCCTCTCAGCAAATATGAATTTGTGGTCACAAGTGGGAGCCCGGTGGCAGCAGACAGAG TTGGTCCCACCATCTTGAACAAGATTGAAGCGGCCCTGACGAACCAGAACCTCTCTGTGGACGTGGTGGACCAATGCCTTGTCTGCCTTAAGGAGGAGTGGATGAA CAAAGTGAAGGTCCTCTTCAAATTCACGAAAGTGGACAGCAGGCCGAAAGAAGACACCCAGAAGCTGCTGAGCATCTTGGGAGCGGCCGAAGAGGACAACGTGAAGCTGCTGAAATTCTGGATGACCGGCCTGAGCAAGACCTACAAGTCTCACCTGATGTCGACGGTCCGCAGCCCGACTTCTTCGGAGTCTCGAAACTAG